One window from the genome of Kluyveromyces marxianus DMKU3-1042 DNA, complete genome, chromosome 3 encodes:
- the SPC24 gene encoding kinetochore-associated Ndc80 complex subunit SPC24: MNNPVELLQQVRSNFIIESDVASVKQIKRDMRLLTKQMSEKQTHHDELIKQLQAEVERQQNMVQSLIKSFQEQKNQVRRVESELNIPQLEQEIDEVMREIEHLRSSIQNGISSVMEIQRKLLEEEPETADNKPEGEESKVRVLKLKMFHSLDLALYNGQLLDLRHDAAPLDSSNVWKSL, from the coding sequence ATGAACAATCCAGTCGAGCTACTGCAGCAGGTGCGCTCTAATTTCATTATTGAGAGCGATGTAGCCAGTGTTAAGCAGATCAAGAGAGATATGAGACTTTTAACAAAGCAGATGAGCGAGAAACAAACACATCACGATGAGCTTATAAAGCAGCTACAGGCGGAGGTCGAGAGGCAACAAAACATGGTGCAGTCACTGATAAAGTCGTTCCAGGAGCAAAAGAACCAAGTACGGCGCGTGGAAAGTGAACTGAATATTCCGCAATTGGAACAGGAAATAGATGAAGTGATGAGGGAGATTGAGCACTTGAGATCCTCTATTCAGAACGGAATTTCCAGCGTAATGGAGATCCAAAGGAAGCTTCTTGAAGAGGAGCCCGAAACTGCGGATAATAAGCCAGAAGGCGAGGAAAGTAAAGTTCGGGTTCTCAAGCTGAAGATGTTCCACTCACTAGATCTCGCACTCTACAACGGCCAATTGCTAGATCTACGCCACGACGCAGCGCCACTAGACTCCTCAAACGTCTGGAAGTCCTTGTAG
- the CMC1 gene encoding Cmc1p, giving the protein MSENIEKHNQRLPLWMLNPAEEKEARQNLKKFAYAQCVDYVEAMVECSKIHGLKVFPACNEPRDAMRKCILSYQGDSYLDVQRDLMVQQKLERLEQQLAEQKKQQQQQK; this is encoded by the coding sequence ATGTCTGAAAATATCGAGAAACATAACCAAAGACTACCTCTTTGGATGCTCAACCCGGCAGAGGAGAAGGAAGCCCGtcagaatttgaagaagttcgCTTATGCTCAGTGTGTAGATTACGTTGAGGCTATGGTTGAGTGCTCTAAGATACATGGGCTCAAGGTTTTCCCAGCATGCAACGAACCTCGTGATGCGATGCGCAAATGTATCTTGTCGTATCAAGGGGACTCGTATTTGGATGTGCAGCGTGATTTGATGGTGCAGCAGAAGCTTGAGAGACTAGAACAGCAACTGGCCGAGcaaaagaagcaacagcagcagcaaaagTAG
- the APL2 gene encoding Apl2p encodes MGVDKKIKKFLRDAIRVAPKISNKGELFELRNGLVSPYPQTRKDAIRKIIQQMTSGKDVSSLFPDVLKNIATQDIEQKKLVYLYVANYAETHPELCILVVNTFVSDAADPNPLIRSMAIRTMSMIRVDKILEYIEIPLRKTLQDDNPYVRRTAVLCVAKLFQLNKTLCRELGVLDDLQNALLDENPIVVANALAALHEIDEMDPGCINLKKLISQNVKRFLNVLNECTEWARITILESLAEHKSIDPMESQEIVDRVVPHLQHVNPSVVLISVKCILMHIPNLNTVSESLYNKLSTALVSLMSTPVEIQYVALRNIRIILEAFPNLLRKELRIFYVKFNDPLYLKVEKLDILVRLVPENNSKLYTMLFNELTEYSKDFDHEFVTKAIQAISQLAIKVSNGGHDTNNKFLNSVVDELVSMLQQDGREEYRDAIMISIGDLFRHDSEGNLIAETSKNELSAIVSSWQDVETIFSSDLGKCNYFWFLANFTQCDVESKLRSTVEVFDEQGPLTQMSILMCVVKCHNSASSSFLQEVLDLCTSEVHDLDIRDMAMMYWRCLSIDNGDQVINQLFDRFEIPKLHSTLSSFSKETLQILLQELSMLSSVYFKPLSQMRRRANDLDIIKDKDIDELKGMATNEILKNMNEDVLLDMDDSPTATNSTVLDELNDLFDITGDMNKVSISGGNNSSKPAANSNSNSKSHVTDLLDLM; translated from the coding sequence ATGGGCGTGGacaagaagatcaagaagttccTAAGAGATGCCATTAGAGTGGCGCCAAAGATCTCAAACAAGGGTGAATTGTTTGAGCTACGAAATGGGTTGGTTTCTCCATACCCACAAACGCGAAAAGACGCGATTCGGAAGATTATCCAGCAGATGACGTCGGGTAAAGATGTGTCTTCGTTGTTCCCTGATGTGTTGAAGAACATTGCGACGCAGGACATTGAGCAGAAGAAATTAGTGTACTTGTACGTTGCTAATTATGCGGAGACGCATCCTGAGCTTTGTATTCTTGTGGTGAATACGTTTGTGAGCGATGCTGCGGACCCGAACCCTTTGATTCGGTCGATGGCTATTCGGACGATGTCTATGATTCGGGTGGACAAGATCTTGGAATACATCGAGATTCCGCTCCGGAAGACACTTCAGGACGACAATCCGTACGTGAGACGTACGGCAGTGCTTTGTGTGGCGaaattgttccaattgaacaagacTCTCTGCCGGGAATTGGGTGTGTTGGACGATTTGCAAAATGCGTTGTTGGACGAGAATCCGATCGTGGTTGCGAATGCGTTGGCAGCGTTGCATGAGATCGATGAGATGGACCCCGGGTGCATCAAcctcaagaagttgatctCGCAAAACGTCAAGCGGTTCTTGAACGTGTTGAATGAGTGTACCGAGTGGGCGAGAATCACGATCTTGGAATCTCTAGCGGAGCACAAATCGATTGACCCGATGGAATCACAGGAAATCGTTGATAGAGTCGTGCCACACTTGCAGCACGTAAATCCGTCTGTCGTTTTGATTAGTGTCAAGTGTATTCTAATGCATATTCCGAACCTGAACACCGTTAGCGAGTCGCTTTACAACAAGCTTTCGACTGCGTTAGTGTCGTTGATGTCCACTCCGGTGGAGATCCAATACGTGGCACTAAGAAATATCAGAATCATATTAGAGGCGTTCCCCAACCTATTGAGGAAAGAGTTACGGATATTCTACGTGAAGTTCAACGACCCATTGTACCTCAAGGTTGAGAAGTTGGACATATTGGTGAGGTTGGTCCCCGAGAATAACTCGAAGCTATACACAATGTTGTTCAACGAATTGACCGAGTACTCGAAAGACTTCGACCACGAGTTTGTCACAAAGGCCATCCAGGCGATCTCGCAGTTGGCCATCAAGGTTTCCAACGGCGGTCACGATACGAATAACAAGTTTTTGAACTCAGTTGTCGACGAACTAGTGTCGATGTTACAACAAGACGGTAGGGAAGAATACAGGGATGCCATCATGATCAGTATCGGTGATTTGTTCCGTCACGATAGCGAAGGTAATTTGATCGCAGAAACATCTAAAAATGAGTTAAGTGCCATTGTATCGTCATGGCAAGACGTGGAGACCATCTTCTCATCGGATCTAGGGAAATGCAATTACTTCTGGTTCTTGGCTAACTTTACCCAATGCGACGTGGAATCCAAGCTACGTTCTACGGTAGAAGTGTTCGACGAACAAGGGCCTTTGACCCAGATGTCTATCCTAATGTGCGTAGTGAAATGCCACAATTCCGCGTCAAGCAGCTTCTTGCAAGAAGTATTGGACTTGTGTACTTCAGAAGTGCACGATTTGGACATTAGAGACATGGCAATGATGTACTGGAGGTGTCTATCGATTGACAACGGTGACCAAGTTATTAACCAGTTGTTCGATAGGTTTGAAATCCCCAAGCTACACTCAACGTTGAGCTCTTTCTCAAAGGAAACTTTACAGATCCTACTTCAAGAACTATCGATGCTCTCATCAGTCTACTTCAAACCACTATCACAAATGAGACGTCGTGCTAACGACCTAGATATTATCAAAGACAAGGACATCGATGAGCTAAAGGGTATGGCAACGAACGAGATCCTGAAGAATATGAACGAAGATGTGCTTCTCGACATGGACGACTCGCCCACAGCCACAAACTCCACTGTGCTCGACGAGTTGAACGATCTTTTCGATATCACTGGTGATATGAACAAGGTTTCGATATCCGGAGGTAACAACAGTTCAAAACCTGCAGCAaactcaaactcaaactcaAAATCGCACGTCACGGACCTCTTAGACTTGATGTAA
- the MRPL31 gene encoding mitochondrial 54S ribosomal protein mL60 — MFGPFRASQPALGGLLWKVPWRMSGPQKARQRDRLRKVDDVLATLKLGLHLNRNSMPVSEASQLNVRKIKPGVKSLRILDKAKYFPKEHEMSATDKYSVFSRYSSGYRKGIHKVPKWTKLSIRRNPRHF, encoded by the coding sequence ATGTTTGGTCCTTTCAGAGCTTCTCAGCCGGCTTTAGGTGGTTTGTTGTGGAAAGTGCCATGGAGAATGTCTGGTCCTCAAAAGGCTAGACAAAGAGACAGATTAAGAAAGGTGGATGATGTGCTTGCGACGCTAAAATTGGGTCTACATTTGAACCGGAACTCCATGCCTGTTTCTGAGGCGTCGCAGCTGAACGTGCGTAAGATCAAGCCTGGTGTGAAGAGTCTTCGTATATTGGATAAGGCCAAGTACTTCCCAAAGGAACACGAAATGTCTGCAACGGACAAGTACTCTGTGTTCAGCAGGTATTCGAGCGGGTACAGAAAGGGTATACACAAGGTTCCCAAGTGGACCAAGCTCTCCATCAGAAGAAACCCTCGTCATTTCTGA
- the HSK3 gene encoding Hsk3p: protein MDTKQRQYARLAMHLKQLRENLDETCAQVETMAQQSKMITKLGANQAASFIGSSRVFENEMLKK, encoded by the coding sequence ATGGACACCAAGCAGCGGCAGTATGCGCGTCTGGCGATGCACCTAAAGCAGTTGCGGGAAAACCTCGATGAGACGTGTGCTCAGGTCGAGACGATGGCCCAACAAAGCAAAATGATCACCAAACTCGGAGCCAACCAAGCAGCGTCTTTTATTGGGAGCAGCCGCGTGTTTGAGAACgaaatgttgaagaagtag